From a single Planctomycetota bacterium genomic region:
- a CDS encoding zinc ribbon domain-containing protein translates to MTAPTRVTPIDEPQAMTPIEVVPCPLCGADVPDEVPRCPNCGYALAHSLAYASGSDDAPQWLVEVSRLPWLASWNTSLRGLWPWTFWQTVQPRHTPVVRRLVGYGLGATAWTGGLLTICCAVVLTIDTHYRSNRGWFGGQLG, encoded by the coding sequence GAGTCACGCCGATCGACGAGCCGCAAGCGATGACGCCGATCGAGGTGGTGCCTTGCCCGCTTTGCGGGGCGGACGTTCCCGACGAGGTGCCGCGCTGTCCGAACTGCGGGTACGCGCTTGCCCACTCGCTCGCCTATGCCAGCGGCTCCGATGACGCGCCGCAATGGTTGGTCGAAGTGAGCCGGCTGCCGTGGCTCGCGTCGTGGAACACGAGCTTGCGCGGCCTGTGGCCGTGGACATTCTGGCAGACCGTCCAACCTCGGCACACGCCCGTCGTCCGGCGACTCGTCGGCTATGGGCTCGGCGCGACGGCGTGGACCGGTGGGCTACTGACGATCTGCTGCGCGGTTGTGCTGACGATCGACACCCACTATCGGAGCAACCGCGGCTGGTTTGGCGGGCAACTCGGCG